The following are encoded in a window of Halosolutus halophilus genomic DNA:
- a CDS encoding homoserine kinase, producing the protein MLSVRAPATSANLGSGFDVFGVALGTPADVIRVERAPETRITVTGAGSQYIPEEPDQNTVGAVADALDAPAHIEIDKGVRPSSGLGSSAASAAGAAVALNALYDRGLSREELVPVAAEGEALVSGDAHADNVAPSLLGGFTIVTDDGVTQVDASIPVVVCLPETTVSTRDARDVVPETTSMTDVVETVGNAATLTVGMTRDDPDLVGRGMDDGVVTPERAALIDGYDAVSEAALDAGATGVTVSGAGPGVLAVCHAADRRGVAAAMIDAFDDAGIESRAYQTAVSDGARLYRD; encoded by the coding sequence GGAGTGGCTTCGACGTCTTCGGCGTCGCTCTCGGGACGCCGGCGGACGTGATTCGGGTCGAACGCGCGCCCGAAACGCGGATTACGGTCACCGGTGCCGGCAGCCAGTACATCCCGGAAGAGCCCGACCAGAACACCGTCGGTGCCGTCGCGGATGCCTTAGACGCCCCGGCCCACATCGAGATCGACAAGGGCGTCCGCCCCTCGTCGGGGCTGGGTTCGTCGGCTGCGAGTGCGGCCGGGGCCGCCGTCGCGCTGAACGCACTCTACGATCGGGGCCTCTCGCGCGAGGAACTCGTCCCCGTCGCCGCCGAAGGCGAAGCCCTCGTCTCGGGTGACGCCCACGCGGACAACGTCGCACCATCCCTGCTCGGCGGGTTCACGATCGTCACCGACGACGGCGTCACGCAGGTCGACGCGTCGATCCCCGTCGTCGTGTGCCTCCCCGAAACCACCGTTTCGACCCGCGACGCCCGCGACGTCGTTCCCGAAACCACCTCGATGACGGACGTGGTCGAAACCGTCGGGAACGCGGCCACCCTGACCGTCGGGATGACCCGCGACGACCCCGACCTCGTCGGCCGCGGGATGGACGACGGCGTCGTCACGCCCGAACGCGCCGCGCTCATCGACGGCTACGACGCCGTCTCCGAGGCGGCACTCGACGCCGGCGCGACCGGCGTCACCGTCAGCGGGGCCGGCCCGGGCGTGCTCGCGGTCTGTCACGCGGCCGATCGACGCGGAGTCGCGGCGGCGATGATCGACGCCTTCGACGACGCCGGCATCGAGAGTCGGGCCTACCAGACGGCCGTCAGCGACGGGGCGCGGCTGTATCGCGACTGA